TCGGGAGTAGTTGTTGGGTAGTTGGCAAACCTTTGAGTTTTGAACCCACACTTTGAAAACGGCTGATcaaatattccactcttggataaAAGGAGTTGTCTGTAAATGggtaaatattttaaagtctACATAAATGAGACTTTGATCTAAACCTCATTGATTACTACAGGTTGGTATTCTTCTCCGTGCGCATGGATACTCATGGGACACAATAATATATGTATCTGGAGGAGAAGTCTTCGGTGGCCAAAGGACATTGATACCTCTTCATGCTATGTTTGAAAATGTTGTTGATAGGACTTCCCTTACCACCCCTTGGGAGCTCAATAGGCTTTATGGTCATGAGGCTAATATTATTACCAGTTCTCCTAGAACTCCCCCTCCAATTGAGAAAGAGATGAAGCATGAAGCTTGGAAAACCTCAGGGCCACGTCCTCGCCCGCTTCCACCACCTCCAGCGCGGCCAAAGTCATATAACATTGAAGGTTGGTGGGGTTGGGTGGCTGAGAGTGATAATGAACCAGAAAGTACGGTGATGGAGTTGCGGACTAATGCCCATAAATTGCTATGGGAAGCAATTGACTATGTGATAGGCCTTGAAGCTGATGTGTTCATCTCTGGATTTGATCGTGATGGCAATGGACGGCCAAATGTTGCCAGCCTGGTAATGGGGCACAGACTCTACCAGTCAGCCGCATTGAAAACATATAGGCCAGACAGGTAAGCATTTCATCTATCTGGGCACTGAATATCTTCATACAGAAACCCTGAATAAAGATAATCATGGTGCGTGATTTAGAATTCTTTTACTGCTATTTTGCCTTTGTCAAGGCATTTAAATCAAATGGAGTTGTTACATTGTTGTGTCTCTGCGATACTAACACAACAGACAGGCTATGCTTGTGAAGACCATCCAATCCATCACTCTTTtaagtgtttttcttttttcaaagttAAAATCTTGATAGCTTGTGTACCTTGCACCTTACAGCTACATTATTATCAATATTAgcattgttgttgttgctgctgctaTTGTTACTATTATCATTTTCTGTTGACCATAGAGTTCTAACATATATCCTCATGCCTAAACTAGgttaatgataaaatatcatttaaccATTTTATCTCCAATTGTTAAGCTGATGATGATTGTCTCGTTTCTTTATGTGTCCCCCACTTTTTTGTGGCTGGAATGCAGAAAAGAAGTTTCAAAGCTTTTAGAAGAAATCCATGACCATCTATATCATGCAAACCATACTTGGCTAAAATCGGTGCGCAAACATATGAGAAAGAGATTACTTGATGGACTCATAGAAGCATCCACCAAATCCAAACCATtatcttttctctctcatccAGTCCCCGAATGTTCTTGCCTGAGGTATGACTCTAATGAAACATCATTTCATGCTTCAAGTCCTTCACCTCAGTCACAAGTCCAGGCTGCTCTTAGAGTTGCACATCGATGTCCTGCTTGGATGGACAATGATTTGATATTGCGGTCAAAAGACAAGGATAATGAAGAGGATCTTGATGAAGATGATTCCACATCATCTGGATTGTTTTTTCGGCGAAGTGGTGAAAATCATGAAAGTGGAGGTGGGGATTCAAACAACAAAGAGGAAGCTCAATTGGATGATCTAGAGGAGCTTGAGGGTGGAGAAAGATGATGAGAGGTGAAATGAGTTCCAGTAATGGCCTCTTCGCATGCCCGTGATATCTATCCTCAATCTGTATTTGTATATGAACGATAATTCACTTGCCTAGTCCCGTAGAGGTTGGAATTTATTCTTGGCTTCAGTTTAACAAGACAAGCAATCTTTCTAACCGTGGCTCAATAACTTAATGAGGTGGGCACTTTTGGTTTGGCTCGTGCCAGTTCAGATATCTATGCTTTGGTATTATGAAGCACTTTCACGTAGTATTGGATATAGCTTATTCCAATCTGTATGAGGGATGTCGGTCTTAATTTCTTCAATTATGTAATCAAACAAACAATTTTGATGTAACTTAGCATGTCTTCACTGGAAAATCAATCTCAAGAACGAACTTGTTTATTGTAGGATTCCTGTAGTCCTAGGAATTCAGACTCTATTCTAAAGATGTAATGTGGCCAAGAACTGATCAGAATAGGCGTTTGCTTTTGATCTatgattacatatatatatatatatatatttattctttccTTTCCATTCATGTAAGGGTTCTTTACTTTACctatattgttaattttttcataGTGTCCTCGTTACCATGTTCGTTTTTTGGGATCATCAGAATTTTGCTCTAGTGGGATCAATGTATTgagctttattttgttttctttttccccgAGATGTAACCGCATATGCATTCATCCGCTTCCACTCAGCTACTATGTAATAAACAACTTGCACAATACTGATTTCTAGGTTGTGGACCTTGGCGCTTTCATGATTTTAGAAGACATCTAGTTCATTCCTGGGCGGGTTTATACTTTTTGTTATGATACTGTTAAGgcgaacttgtgtgcatgagtCCCATGTTACAAGTTCGATTTTTCTTGGGATCAAATTGCTATTTATGTGGGAGGTCAAGGGGTGGGTTGCTGTGCTAGTCTCTTGAGAGATTTATGCCTCGTTCAGTTACGCAATTCATACGAGAtggaattatatattttaaatagtagtaaaattttttagttaagatgaaatgaaatagtttataaaaaaaagtgtgtttgaatagtgagatgagatgaaataatagaatttgaaaaaggtaTGGGTCCCATGGTTTGGAAAGTACTCATTCATTTACTATTTATATGGTTTACTTACTGTTTTTGTCTGTTTTGCACGGTTCATTTATTCATTTactgtttcatttatttatttactgtttcaTACTGTTCATTTATTgtttctgtgatgacccgcttttacgtgtattttcactgaatggttgtttttaatttaattaatatattggtttatttattttaaattattgtgttttaaattggtttttaatttatttgatgttgtgttttatttcttttagttgttttgtggtttttaatctcttttcggcgtgttttccggagtgaggattgaacctcatttcttttcacatctttttcatttttctctatttccttttccttttttctcttttctttttttcctcttctttctttttttccttttctttttctttcttttctctttcttcttcctttccttcCGTCCTGTgcgtcttctctctttttctcattcccgttgccaccactttgaccggccagttctctgCCGTACGGCCACCGTTTGAttcaccgtcaccaccattctcttccccttccaccatagatcatccccaccaattttcagagccatcggaccagccgttagctttcgagagccgccggaagtcgctgcacctgctctgtttttgcccctgtcgccggaatcttccTCAGCCCAGactgccgccgtccggccaccgtttggctcgccgccggtctcgttcgaaccccctccctccggcgcaccaccccaccaaatatctcccccatccggccagccgttagccacctagagccatttctttccacacggtttttggctcgatccgccgccgtcgctccacctccggccaccacctctttaccacttcatcaccgactccttgccgtcctaacccacccatttccggcctccaacgaccaccggaacagctcctacgagcttagtttccgatttgcgttttccggccatttcTGGCGatttcgccaccacccacggccaaccaccacttccaatagcttcacaatcatccctagaccattccctatcaatttcatgtcctagtttgtccccgttcaaaagtgagtttttcacaacccacggccacagtgaattttcactgtgacgttgctgtttttccgccgtttgcaacgccgg
This is a stretch of genomic DNA from Carya illinoinensis cultivar Pawnee chromosome 3, C.illinoinensisPawnee_v1, whole genome shotgun sequence. It encodes these proteins:
- the LOC122303000 gene encoding O-fucosyltransferase 27 isoform X4, encoding MYRRLWGPIRHLESLHPDANPRGNYADPSSQTNGFIFVRIRGGFHEIRNSICDVVAVSRLLNATLVIPEIQSTTSSKGISSDFKSFAYLYDEDQFMAALAKDVNIVKTLPKNLKWARRKKEIPSFKVRYSASPYYYLNQVLSVLKKHSVVELVVPEGGCLQAILPPELEHNEELQRLRCRVAFHALQFRQEVLELATKVLFRLRAPGRPFIAYDPGMTRDALAYHGCAELFQDVHTELIQHKRSWMIKRGIVEGKLQVNSAKQRLSGSCPLMPEEVGILLRAHGYSWDTIIYVSGGEVFGGQRTLIPLHAMFENVVDRTSLTTPWELNRLYGHEANIITSSPRTPPPIEKEMKHEAWKTSGPRPRPLPPPPARPKSYNIEGWWGWVAESDNEPESTVMELRTNAHKLLWEAIDYVIGLEADVFISGFDRDGNGRPNVASLVMGHRLYQSAALKTYRPDRKEVSKLLEEIHDHLYHANHTWLKSVRKHMRKRLLDGLIEASTKSKPLSFLSHPVPECSCLRYDSNETSFHASSPSPQSQVQAALRVAHRCPAWMDNDLILRSKDKDNEEDLDEDDSTSSGLFFRRSGENHESGGGDSNNKEEAQLDDLEELEGGER
- the LOC122303000 gene encoding O-fucosyltransferase 27 isoform X3, producing MYRRLWGPIRHLESLHPDANPRGNYAVTDPSSQTNGFIFVRIRGGFHEIRNSICDVVAVSRLLNATLVIPEIQSTTSSKGISSDFKSFAYLYDEDQFMAALAKDVNIVKTLPKNLKWARRKKEIPSFKVRYSASPYYYLNQVLSVLKKHSVVELVVPEGGCLQAILPPELEHNEELQRLRCRVAFHALQFRQEVLELATKVLFRLRAPGRPFIAYDPGMTRDALAYHGCAELFQDVHTELIQHKRSWMIKRGIVEGKLQVNSAKQRLSGSCPLMPEEVGILLRAHGYSWDTIIYVSGGEVFGGQRTLIPLHAMFENVVDRTSLTTPWELNRLYGHEANIITSSPRTPPPIEKEMKHEAWKTSGPRPRPLPPPPARPKSYNIEGWWGWVAESDNEPESTVMELRTNAHKLLWEAIDYVIGLEADVFISGFDRDGNGRPNVASLVMGHRLYQSAALKTYRPDRKEVSKLLEEIHDHLYHANHTWLKSVRKHMRKRLLDGLIEASTKSKPLSFLSHPVPECSCLRYDSNETSFHASSPSPQSQVQAALRVAHRCPAWMDNDLILRSKDKDNEEDLDEDDSTSSGLFFRRSGENHESGGGDSNNKEEAQLDDLEELEGGER